In Kryptolebias marmoratus isolate JLee-2015 linkage group LG20, ASM164957v2, whole genome shotgun sequence, a genomic segment contains:
- the sall2 gene encoding serine-rich adhesin for platelets — protein MASPKLGLSATTTTSSSPLSSSALLCPPPHPGSPSQVPEGPPSPVTPTPSPGLTSASAAPVRTQLSIALILEELRVLQQRQIHQMQITEEICRQVLRLGGDSYSIDAPSQYVLPPLPQLCLEGSKNTSQPAVTQPSTTVAPLLACFSSLLPSQTANKPTQPCTSLSQILQPHKSQTEGARATAVTHGHPWESSQCSPPFTTSSAGSSMSSSTYPLALAVPNRYLHEKSPNTTSASGQSDISFLNSSLPTQLSVIPNSQRTLQSVSGGVDFSASGSNATSRLQHVCRFCRKIFSSDSALQIHIRSHTGERPYQCPVCLSRFTTRGNLKVHFLRHREQNPELSLSLLPPSLFGVALGATGVSDIGQIINSGSSTSGLNITQKKPKTRPEDERCRDNLEVSGTSGGLSLGASEESTPSTLPLPPSVDLSLISHSLLQLNRAVAAAASIASCSSQSSSSSSTSTSSLATSLLSSPSLSSSSTFAGLFKGAKQQHFDENTPPHAPLLPPAAYSQLAHLPKLLFPTTSTSSSSQTAHSPLYSHPALGLLRSQLPSIVGSQQHTSSGHSQLSFPVSSFPKVLGQPTTTLPSFLPSSITTATPTSETSKLQRLVEKLEKAPPLSCSSRTSSSTTTSMLEILSGSPKSTSASSANSHFTNASTSTTYVVASPSSNVVSTSVSQFTREMVLALGMSSSGANAIVGGALPSLSTTGSPHNLATNQCGVCLRVLSCPRALRLHQATHLGERPFPCKICGRSFSTKGSLSSHLATHHARPPNARVQNSCPLCQRKFTNALVLQHHIRMHLGGQLPPDSTEDSKQEMPLESSPKSLIQSQSQSTDQNPVSSKTPPPAGLSKDSFPSSQCQTLTVGSIPVSVSVKSAKKSLSKSPSPSPDKMPPIDLSPEPFLNPITQTPSPGLADPPILCVSAHLPVSQQSDQALPAGEDSHVHQQLSDDTHIPTSDPSSLLSSGNKTTESSSAMLDDHGESKESATLNAFLDATPDLDSLQSTTAISAHYAYTRPGTTSDSIPGQEVFDVNAKAAMETNPASPKPQSPEPMEEDRDQSPSPPTPKQDQVTVPDKDPKLSPMVVNADDLAAKVRGESQRTVTSARETRQSSHFGSYVREDCAEGIKISGLVSNEALDVSVPISLAPTLPSPMSRPEKKTYCCAECGKEYASRSGLKGHMKHHGGVPKTSRPPARSSRSSSDQLPSSTSMASLNIPATRSSAGFWNQYQTFLSTSTDTTNDQDKNESAQPSKSSARPPMDPRILEEAGEESREGSQLDAV, from the exons ATGGCTTCTCCTAAACTGGGGCTATCCGCCACTACCACTACATCCTCTTCTCCCTTATCGTCCTCAGCTTTGTTATGTCCTCCACCACACCCTGGAAGCCCCAGTCAGGTACCCGAGGGCCCCCCAAGTCCTGTTACTCCCACACCAAGCCCAGGATTAACATCCGCCTCAGCTGCACCTGTTAGGACCCAACTGAGTATTGCCCTGATCCTAGAAGAGTTACGGGTGCTGCAGCAACGGCAGATCCACCAAATGCAGATAACAGAGGAGATCTGTAGACAGGTGCTACGCCTTGGTGGGGACTCCTATAGCATAGATGCACCCTCCCAATATGTCCTCCCACCTTTGCCTCAGCTCTGCCTGGAAGGTAGCAAAAACACATCCCAGCCAGCTGTAACTCAGCCCTCTACCACTGTGGCTCCTCTCCTGGCATGTTTCTCCTCCCTGCTTCCCTCTCAGACagcaaacaaacccacacaacCATGTACATCTTTATCTCAAATTTTGCAGCCTCACAAATCACAGACGGAAGGAGCAAGGGCAACCGCAGTCACTCATGGTCATCCATGGGAGAGCTCTCAATGTTCCCCACCCTTCACCACTTCCTCTGCAGGCAGCTCCATGTCTTCCTCCACCTATCCTTTAGCTCTAGCTGTACCCAATCGATATCTCCATGAGAAGTCTCCTAATACCACTTCAGCGAGTGGGCAGAGTGACATATCTTTTCTAAATTCATCCCTCCCCACACAATTATCTGTTATTCCAAATTCCCAACGCACACTGCAGTCTGTCTCTGGTGGTGTTGACTTCTCTGCATCTGGTTCCAACGCAACTAGCCGTCTGCAGCATGTGTGCCGTTTTTGTAGAAAAATCTTCAGCAGTGATTCTGCCCTGCAGATACATATTCGATCACACACAGGGGAACGACCCTACCAATGTCCAGTGTGCCTCAGTCGTTTCACTACAAGAGGTAACCTGAAGGTGCACTTCCTTCGCCACCGTGAACAAAACCCCGAGCTCTCACTTTCACTTCTGCCACCATCATTATTTGGGGTAGCGTTAGGGGCCACAGGGGTATCAGATATAGGACAGATCATCAACAGTGGTAGTAGTACTAGTGGATTGAATATTACACAAAAGAAGCCAAAAACTAGGCCTGAGGATGAAAGGTGCAGAGATAACTTGGAGGTCAGTGGTACTAGTGGTGGACTTTCTCTGGGGGCCTCTGAGGAATCAACTCCTTCTACTCTGCCTCTTCCTCCTAGTGTGGATTTATCTCTGATTTCTCACTCTCTCCTGCAGCTAAATAgggctgttgctgctgcagcctcAATTGCCTCCTGTTCATCCCagtcatcctcttcctcttcaacCTCCACTTCTTCTTTGGCTACCTCCCTTCTCTCAAGCCCTTCCTTGTCTTCCTCTTCTACCTTTGCTGGGTTATTCAAAGGTGCCAAACAGCAGCACTTTGATGAAAACACTCCACCTCATGCACCACTGCTGCCTCCTGCAGCTTACTCTCAGTTAGCCCACCTCCCAAAGCTTCTGTTCCCAACTACTTCTACTTCTTCCTCTTCCCAAACTGCACACTCGCCTTTGTACAGCCATCCAGCATTGGGCTTGCTACGTAGCCAGCTACCCTCTATCGTAGGCTCCCAACAACACACTTCTTCCGGCCATTCCCAACTTTCTTTCCCTGTTTCTTCCTTTCCTAAAGTTCTTGGTCAACCCACTACCACCCTTCCATCTTTTCTGCCCTCGTCCATAACTACTGCTACTCCTACATCTGAAACCTCAAAGCTGCAGAGGCTGGTGGAGAAGCTAGAGAAGGCCCCTCCACTCTCCTGTTCTTCAAGGACTTCCTCCTCTACTACTACTTCCATGCTTGAGATTTTATCTGGCAGTCCTAAGTCCACTTCTGCGAGTTCAGCCAACAGTCATTTCACAAATGCCAGCACTTCCACCACATATGTTGTGGCATCTCCATCTTCAAATGTTGTTTCTACCTCTGTTTCACAGTTTACCCGGGAAATGGTTCTTGCCCTGGGAATGAGTAGCAGTGGAGCAAATGCAATAGTGGGTGGAGCGCTACCATCACTAAGTACTACTGGCTCACCACATAACCTGGCAACCAATCAGTGTGGGGTCTGTCTCCGGGTGCTGAGCTGTCCCAGAGCACTGCGGCTACACCAGGCCACGCACCTTGGAGAACGTCCATTTCCATGTAAAATATGTGGACGGTCCTTCTCTACTAAAGGCAGCCTGAGCTCACATCTTGCCACCCATCATGCTCGACCACCCAATGCGCGTGTTCAGAACTCTTGCCCACTGTGCCAGCGTAAATTTACCAATGCCCTTGTTCTTCAGCATCACATACGGATGCACCTTGGTGGACAATTGCCTCCAGACAGCACAGAAGATTCTAAACAGGAGATGCCACTTGAATCTAGTCCTAAATCCTTGATACAATCCCAGTCCCAGTCCACTGACCAAAATCCTGTCTCAAGTAAAACACCTCCTCCAGCCGGCCTCTCTAAAGACTCATTTCCAAGCTCACAATGTCAAACACTAACAGTTGGCTCAATCCCTGTTTCTGTCAGCGTAAAATCTGCCAAGAAAAGTCTCAGCAAGTCTCCATCCCCTAGCCCAGATAAAATGCCCCCCATTGACCTAAGCCCTGAACCTTTCCTAAATCCCATCACACAAACTCCATCACCAGGCCTTGCTGACCCCCCTATTCTTTGTGTCAGCGCACATCTGCCAGTCTCCCAGCAGTCAGATCAAGCTTTGCCTGCCGGCGAAGACAGTCATGTCCATCAACAACTTTCGGATGATACCCACATTCCTACATCTGATCCTTCATCCCTTCTATCCAGTGGTAACAAAACCACAGAGTCATCTTCTGCAATGCTAGATGATCATGGAGAGTCTAAAGAATCAGCTACCCTAAATGCCTTCCTTGATGCCACACCTGATCTGGACAGCTTACAAAGCACAACTGCTATTAGTGCTCATTATGCTTACACTCGACCTGGTACAACCTCTGATTCCATCCCTGGTCAAGAAGTTTTTGATGTTAATGCAAAAGCAGCCATGGAAACAAACCCAGCCTCCCCAAAGCCCCAGTCACCTGAACCCATGGAAGAAGACAGAGATCAGTCTCCTTCACCTCCAACACCAAAACAAGACCAAGTAACTGTGCCTGACAAAGACCCCAAACTATCGCCCATGGTGGTGAATGCAGACGACCTAGCAGCCAAAGTTAGGGGTGAATCACAAAGAACAGTCACTTCTGCAAGAGAGACACGTCAAAGCTCTCATTTTGGTTCATATGTGAGGGAAGATTGCGCTGAAGGAATTAAAATAAGTGGACTGGTTTCAAACGAGGCTCTGGATGTTTCTGTGCCCATCAGCCTAGCTCCAACCCTCCCATCCCCGATGTCACGTCCTGAGAAGAAGACCTATTGCTGTGCTGAGTGCGGAAAAGAGTACGCCAGTCGCAGTGGACTGAAG GGACACATGAAGCACCATGGTGGGGTACCCAAGACATCTCGTCCACCAGCCAGAAGCAGTCGTTCGTCGTCTGACCAACTTCCCTCGTCTACATCTATGGCGTCCCTGAATATTCCAGCCACCAGGAGCTCCGCAGGTTTCTGGAACCAGTACCAGACCTTCCTCAGCACCAGTACTGACACAACTAATGACCAAGACAAAAATGAGTCAGCACAGCCCTCAAAATCATCTGCGCGGCCACCGATGGATCCGAGAATCTTAGAGGAAGCTGGGGAGGAGTCAAGAGAAGGTTCACAGCTTGACGCAGTGTGA